From Gimesia panareensis, the proteins below share one genomic window:
- a CDS encoding M20 family metallopeptidase, with protein MDALKYTQELVGFESTSCYSNVEVTDYVEAELKKLGFEIERLEYDDAKGVRKASVIGRRGSGPGGMAYFAHTDVVPADPWFTDEFGPFTPTIKGDKLYGRGSCDMKGSIACMLAAAKRYVDQDLKHPLYITCTADEEVGYHGAKNVAEKSKIYQEMVAGEAHGIIGEPTMLEVVYAHKGTYGFQAISHGRAAHSSLSTGVNANLAMIPFLVEMKKLYEECMTDPRWQNDEFDPPTNGWNIGINDKTAAVNITPPQSICTVYFRPMPGQEPDELVARAREAAEKCGIEFQFKCGGSPVYTDPNSSIVKEVLKIAGKDQAKTVSYGTDGSLFSEMKNLVVFGPGDIGQAHTHDEFIALEQLELGTEKFAALIQNWCC; from the coding sequence ATGGATGCCCTGAAATACACGCAGGAACTGGTCGGCTTTGAATCGACCAGCTGCTACTCGAACGTGGAAGTCACCGATTACGTCGAAGCCGAACTCAAAAAACTGGGCTTCGAAATCGAACGCCTCGAATACGATGACGCCAAAGGCGTGCGCAAAGCCAGCGTCATCGGTCGTCGCGGCTCCGGGCCCGGGGGTATGGCGTACTTCGCCCACACAGACGTCGTCCCCGCCGATCCCTGGTTCACCGACGAATTTGGCCCGTTCACTCCCACAATCAAAGGCGACAAACTCTACGGTCGCGGCTCCTGCGACATGAAAGGCTCTATCGCCTGCATGCTGGCAGCAGCCAAACGCTACGTCGATCAGGATCTGAAACATCCGCTCTACATCACCTGTACCGCCGACGAAGAAGTCGGCTATCACGGTGCGAAAAACGTCGCGGAGAAATCAAAAATATACCAGGAAATGGTCGCCGGCGAAGCCCACGGCATTATCGGTGAGCCGACCATGCTGGAAGTCGTCTATGCCCACAAGGGAACTTACGGTTTCCAGGCGATCTCACACGGCCGAGCCGCTCACTCCAGCCTCAGCACGGGCGTCAACGCCAACCTCGCCATGATTCCATTCCTCGTCGAGATGAAAAAACTGTACGAGGAATGCATGACTGATCCCCGCTGGCAGAATGACGAATTCGATCCGCCCACCAACGGCTGGAACATCGGCATTAACGATAAGACCGCTGCCGTCAACATCACGCCGCCCCAGAGCATCTGCACCGTCTATTTCCGGCCCATGCCCGGTCAGGAACCGGATGAACTGGTGGCCCGCGCCCGTGAAGCAGCGGAAAAGTGCGGCATCGAATTCCAGTTCAAATGCGGGGGTAGCCCGGTTTATACCGATCCCAATTCATCCATCGTGAAAGAGGTCCTGAAAATTGCCGGTAAAGATCAGGCGAAGACCGTCTCATACGGCACCGATGGCAGTCTGTTTTCCGAGATGAAAAACCTGGTCGTCTTTGGCCCCGGAGATATCGGCCAGGCACACACGCACGACGAATTCATCGCCCTGGAACAGCTGGAGCTGGGAACCGAGAAATTCGCGGCACTCATCCAGAACTGGTGCTGCTGA
- a CDS encoding DUF1559 domain-containing protein has translation MLHRHPNRKGFTLIELLVVIAIIAILIALLLPAVQQAREAARRSSCKNNLKQIGIAMHNYNDVHGTLPPGYLDDDPAANVTNHNLLGWGTFILPYIEQSSLYNSIVEVGGVDNNWTTIAEMTTGSATVTTPYSKVVLKTYICPSDPMGGLNTDVGGYGKSNYTGVAGNTYRSSGTTVPTGSFYDNSSVRFRDYRDGLSNTIIIGERGTEGAKNGTIWIGNYSDGAYYTQNAIATNSAYYGINGTAGSWNFTSSHTGGCHFLVGDGAVRFLSENIDLNTYRNLGYISDGNPVELP, from the coding sequence GTGTTGCATCGTCACCCGAACCGTAAAGGATTTACCCTCATTGAACTGCTGGTGGTCATTGCCATCATCGCCATTTTGATTGCACTGCTGCTCCCGGCGGTCCAGCAGGCACGCGAAGCAGCCCGCCGCAGTTCCTGTAAAAACAACCTCAAACAGATCGGCATCGCCATGCACAACTATAATGACGTGCACGGGACGCTGCCTCCCGGCTACCTCGATGACGATCCTGCCGCCAACGTCACTAACCACAACCTGCTCGGCTGGGGAACCTTCATTCTGCCCTACATCGAGCAAAGTTCGCTCTACAATTCCATCGTGGAAGTCGGTGGCGTCGATAACAACTGGACCACCATTGCCGAAATGACCACCGGTAGCGCCACAGTCACCACTCCCTATTCGAAAGTCGTGCTGAAAACCTATATCTGTCCCTCCGATCCGATGGGCGGTCTGAATACTGACGTCGGCGGCTATGGGAAATCCAACTATACCGGCGTTGCCGGAAACACCTATCGCAGTTCTGGTACCACCGTGCCCACCGGCTCGTTTTATGACAATTCCAGCGTCCGCTTCCGTGATTATCGCGATGGTCTGAGCAATACCATCATCATTGGAGAGCGGGGGACTGAAGGCGCAAAGAACGGCACCATCTGGATCGGAAACTACTCCGACGGTGCCTATTACACGCAAAACGCAATTGCCACCAACAGCGCCTACTACGGCATCAATGGTACCGCCGGCTCCTGGAATTTCACCAGTTCCCACACGGGTGGTTGTCACTTCCTGGTAGGTGACGGCGCCGTTCGCTTCCTCAGCGAAAATATCGATCTCAATACCTACCGCAATCTGGGATACATCTCTGACGGTAATCCCGTCGAGCTGCCTTAG
- a CDS encoding dienelactone hydrolase family protein, producing the protein MPPADFKQKLLAGLGGDWPAPPALNVKHRETIEKDGYRIESLTYEAEAGDPIPALLLIPDMVSPAHPAPAVAVWHQHAGQYHLGKSEPAGLAGNPMHHTGAALAKEGFIVLCPDALCFEERQDPTEKLKAGKFERFEFLRYVVDGKCMAWKNILDMKRAIDFLQSRPEVIDEKIGCYGHSMGSTHTWLIGPWEPRIKCLVGNCCLPTYKGIHREHMLHCFPNFIPGIHQYGDTPDIAALIAPRPLHMNFGELDGGSPIDEVRHGVKIIANNYAAMNAETNFSYYIEEGAGHVLSPVMWEKTLSHFQRHLKS; encoded by the coding sequence ATGCCCCCCGCCGATTTTAAACAAAAACTGTTAGCAGGCCTGGGCGGTGACTGGCCCGCGCCGCCGGCTCTCAACGTCAAGCACCGCGAAACCATCGAAAAAGACGGCTACCGGATTGAATCGCTGACTTACGAAGCCGAGGCCGGCGATCCGATTCCCGCTCTGCTGCTGATTCCCGATATGGTCTCGCCCGCGCATCCCGCTCCCGCCGTTGCGGTCTGGCACCAGCACGCCGGTCAGTACCACCTGGGCAAAAGTGAACCGGCGGGGCTGGCCGGGAACCCGATGCACCATACCGGGGCCGCCCTGGCGAAGGAGGGCTTCATCGTCCTCTGTCCCGATGCCCTCTGTTTTGAAGAGCGGCAGGATCCGACGGAAAAGCTCAAAGCGGGTAAGTTTGAACGCTTTGAATTTTTAAGGTACGTCGTCGACGGCAAATGCATGGCCTGGAAAAACATTCTCGACATGAAACGCGCCATCGACTTTCTGCAGAGCCGCCCCGAAGTCATCGACGAGAAAATCGGCTGCTACGGGCATTCGATGGGTTCCACACACACCTGGCTCATCGGTCCCTGGGAGCCCCGCATCAAATGCCTGGTCGGTAACTGCTGCCTCCCCACCTACAAAGGCATCCATCGCGAACACATGCTGCACTGTTTTCCCAATTTCATTCCGGGCATCCATCAATATGGCGATACTCCCGACATCGCCGCCCTGATCGCTCCCCGCCCGCTGCACATGAATTTCGGCGAACTGGACGGAGGCAGCCCCATCGACGAAGTCCGCCACGGTGTCAAAATAATTGCAAACAACTACGCCGCCATGAATGCAGAAACAAACTTTAGTTATTATATTGAAGAGGGGGCCGGCCATGTACTGTCTCCTGTGATGTGGGAAAAGACGCTCTCCCACTTCCAGCGCCACCTGAAGTCTTAA
- a CDS encoding neutral/alkaline non-lysosomal ceramidase N-terminal domain-containing protein, protein MFANALKTLSLLLMCVCCVSLPLVDAAESGSAYGFAKTEITPEVPLRLSGYGNRDTVYERVDEPLYVRAIAIQSPEKKVCTLVSLDSIGFAGTFTDRIAGKVKQQYGLSRDQLVICSTHSHTAPHPMEGLSNIFSTPMTEAQSEASQNYWNSVEQRIVQTVGKAIKDLQPGTMSLATGKVGFAQNRRVLKNGKWTGFGVNPDGPIDHSLPVLKVTDANGKLRGLMFNYACHCTTFGSDYNCLNGDWAGYASKYIEEQHGDIVAVCTIGCGADQNPIRGKKDVAKDLAIGHGRAIALEVARLLKESAQPVTAPLGTAYGKANLPFDPPTKEELQTALEHQRPQVRQHAANMLKYFEKDGKLPTSYPAPVQVWKFGNQLTMIFLGGEVVVDYALRLKRELKSDAVWVTAYANDVFGYVASERMRDEGGYEVDFSMIYYNQPGRWAHGTEDLLIKRIHELVKQAK, encoded by the coding sequence ATGTTTGCGAACGCTTTGAAAACCCTGTCTCTGTTGCTGATGTGTGTCTGCTGCGTTTCGTTGCCACTTGTGGACGCAGCCGAATCCGGTTCTGCCTATGGGTTCGCGAAGACCGAAATCACCCCCGAGGTTCCCCTGCGTCTCTCCGGATATGGGAATCGGGACACCGTTTACGAACGCGTGGATGAGCCGCTCTATGTGCGGGCGATCGCGATTCAGTCGCCTGAGAAAAAAGTCTGTACGCTGGTTTCGCTCGATTCGATCGGCTTTGCTGGCACTTTTACGGACCGGATTGCCGGTAAGGTGAAGCAGCAGTATGGGCTGAGCCGCGATCAGCTGGTGATCTGCAGCACACATTCGCACACCGCGCCGCACCCGATGGAGGGGCTCTCGAATATCTTCTCGACGCCGATGACCGAGGCCCAGAGCGAAGCCTCACAGAACTACTGGAACAGCGTAGAGCAGCGGATTGTGCAGACGGTCGGCAAGGCGATCAAAGATCTGCAACCAGGGACGATGTCGCTGGCAACCGGGAAAGTCGGCTTTGCCCAGAACCGGCGGGTGTTGAAGAACGGCAAGTGGACCGGGTTCGGTGTCAATCCGGACGGTCCCATCGATCACAGTCTGCCGGTGCTCAAAGTGACCGATGCAAACGGCAAGCTGCGGGGGCTGATGTTCAACTACGCCTGTCACTGCACGACGTTTGGCAGCGACTATAATTGTCTGAACGGCGACTGGGCCGGCTATGCTTCGAAATACATCGAGGAGCAGCACGGCGATATCGTCGCTGTCTGTACGATCGGCTGCGGGGCGGATCAGAACCCGATTCGGGGCAAGAAGGATGTGGCGAAAGACCTGGCGATCGGACATGGCCGCGCGATCGCCCTGGAAGTGGCCCGACTGCTCAAAGAGTCGGCTCAGCCTGTGACCGCGCCGCTGGGCACCGCGTATGGGAAAGCCAATCTGCCCTTCGATCCGCCGACGAAAGAGGAATTGCAAACCGCCCTCGAACATCAGCGGCCCCAGGTCAGACAGCACGCCGCGAATATGCTCAAGTACTTCGAGAAAGACGGCAAACTGCCGACGAGCTACCCTGCTCCGGTGCAGGTCTGGAAATTTGGCAATCAGCTGACGATGATCTTTCTGGGGGGCGAAGTGGTGGTGGACTACGCACTGCGGCTCAAGCGGGAACTCAAAAGCGACGCCGTCTGGGTGACCGCCTATGCGAACGACGTCTTCGGCTACGTCGCTTCCGAACGGATGCGGGACGAGGGGGGCTACGAAGTCGATTTCTCGATGATCTATTACAATCAGCCCGGCCGCTGGGCCCATGGCACCGAAGACCTGCTGATCAAACGGATTCATGAGCTGGTGAAACAGGCAAAGTGA
- a CDS encoding N-acyl-D-amino-acid deacylase family protein — protein sequence MSSSDPSSTNPEFDVLIKGGTVIDGTRDPRFQADVGIKGDQIIALGDLSEASGAFEIDATGKIVAPGFVDVHNHSDSWLLNTPNFISKTSQGFTTEVIMADGISYAPVDRCTAADWIYYLQSLDGLYPEEYTGWESLADYMNLIDGKNVQNVMTHIPYANLRSMHCGFGRQRVDDFQMKLICSEVRKGMEAGAVGISTGLDYVAQCFSPTDELVEACQAMAEYDGLYVSHIRYKKTLMPAIKELVEIGKRAGVKVHISHMKGQHLGQAEEALEYIDQVARHEVDISFDVYPYQPGSTMLHFLLPYEVFEEGPRKAVEKLKQPEMQQRFKYGLENYLLDISAIQIAWVLTEKNKQHQGKMLSQYVEESGLPKEEALINLLIEEEMAVLLVFNMGDDRLVDPVLQHDLYMMGTDGIYMEGGVIHPRQFGSAARILGPCVRDHKLFSLEDAVYKLSGCAARRFGMEKRSILKQGYYADIVVFDPDTVQDNATYENPQQFSSGIEYVLSNGVPVVHNNQPLHVKSETLPGRYLRYQPR from the coding sequence ATGAGCAGCAGTGATCCTTCCTCCACAAACCCTGAATTTGATGTCCTGATCAAAGGCGGCACCGTCATTGACGGCACCCGCGACCCCCGCTTTCAGGCTGACGTCGGAATCAAAGGCGATCAGATCATCGCCCTGGGTGACCTCTCTGAAGCTTCAGGGGCCTTTGAAATCGACGCGACAGGGAAAATCGTCGCCCCCGGCTTCGTCGACGTGCACAACCACTCCGACAGCTGGCTGCTCAATACGCCCAATTTCATCTCCAAGACCTCACAGGGATTCACCACCGAAGTCATCATGGCCGATGGCATCTCGTATGCTCCCGTCGACCGTTGTACCGCCGCCGACTGGATCTACTACCTGCAGTCCCTCGACGGGCTCTATCCCGAAGAATACACGGGCTGGGAATCGCTGGCCGATTACATGAACCTCATCGACGGCAAAAATGTGCAGAATGTCATGACGCACATTCCCTACGCTAATCTCCGTTCCATGCACTGCGGCTTCGGTCGCCAGCGTGTCGACGATTTCCAGATGAAGCTGATCTGCAGCGAAGTCCGCAAAGGGATGGAAGCGGGTGCCGTCGGTATCTCAACCGGTCTGGATTATGTCGCTCAGTGTTTCTCACCCACCGATGAGTTGGTGGAAGCCTGCCAGGCGATGGCGGAATACGACGGACTCTATGTCTCCCACATCCGCTATAAAAAAACCCTGATGCCCGCCATCAAAGAGCTCGTGGAGATCGGCAAACGGGCCGGCGTCAAAGTACACATCTCCCACATGAAGGGACAACACCTAGGTCAGGCTGAAGAAGCACTCGAATACATCGACCAGGTCGCCCGCCACGAAGTCGATATCTCGTTCGACGTCTACCCCTACCAGCCCGGCTCCACCATGCTGCACTTCCTGCTCCCCTACGAAGTCTTCGAAGAGGGCCCCCGTAAAGCGGTCGAAAAACTGAAGCAGCCTGAAATGCAGCAGCGGTTTAAATACGGCCTGGAAAATTACCTGCTCGACATCTCGGCCATCCAGATAGCCTGGGTTCTGACCGAAAAGAACAAACAGCACCAGGGAAAAATGCTCAGCCAGTACGTGGAAGAGTCCGGGCTCCCCAAAGAGGAAGCCCTGATCAATCTGCTCATCGAAGAAGAGATGGCCGTGCTGCTGGTCTTCAACATGGGCGACGATCGCCTGGTCGATCCGGTCCTGCAGCACGACCTGTATATGATGGGAACCGACGGCATCTACATGGAAGGGGGCGTGATTCATCCCCGCCAGTTCGGGTCCGCGGCCCGCATCCTCGGCCCCTGTGTGCGGGACCATAAACTCTTCTCGCTGGAAGACGCGGTCTATAAACTTTCCGGCTGTGCTGCCCGCCGGTTCGGGATGGAGAAACGCAGCATCCTCAAGCAGGGCTACTATGCGGATATCGTCGTCTTCGATCCGGACACGGTGCAGGACAACGCCACCTACGAAAACCCGCAACAGTTTTCTTCAGGCATCGAATACGTCCTCTCCAACGGCGTACCGGTCGTCCACAACAACCAGCCGCTGCACGTCAAATCTGAGACACTCCCCGGACGCTACCTCCGCTATCAGCCCAGGTAA
- a CDS encoding response regulator — MTKRVLSVGQCLPDASALSRFLNKHFEVQIEEADVEQDTLQKLKDTAYDLVMINRKLDADYSDGIELMQKIKNTPDVKPCTLMLVSNYVEYQEQAVGVGAAYGIGKNEYRDPETVARLQPYLG, encoded by the coding sequence ATGACGAAACGTGTACTCAGTGTCGGGCAGTGTCTGCCGGACGCCAGTGCCTTAAGCCGATTCCTGAACAAGCATTTCGAAGTCCAGATCGAAGAGGCTGATGTGGAGCAGGATACGCTGCAGAAACTGAAAGATACTGCATACGATCTGGTGATGATCAATCGCAAGCTGGATGCCGACTACAGTGACGGCATCGAACTGATGCAGAAAATCAAAAACACTCCCGATGTGAAACCGTGCACGTTGATGCTGGTCTCCAACTACGTGGAGTACCAGGAACAGGCGGTCGGAGTCGGTGCGGCTTACGGGATCGGTAAGAACGAATACCGTGACCCGGAAACCGTCGCCCGGCTGCAGCCTTACCTGGGCTGA
- a CDS encoding Gfo/Idh/MocA family protein, whose product MSQRTTRREFIQQTSAMGAAFWVGGQSLLAAEKSPLEKINFASIGVGGKGSSDSASAAKNGNLIAICDIDDKRLLKAAARYPKAQKFNDYREMLEEMGDKIDAVTVSTPDHSHAPASVMAMKKGKHCFTQKPLTWSVHEARVMRNTANEHGVKTQMGNQGTAKDGFREAVEVIRSGVLGNVREAHVWTNRPVWGKGVDRPPEGEPVPKHIHWDLFLGPAPYREFSTLYHPFEWRGWLDFGTGALGDMACHTMNMHVMALELYDPTSIVAEQEGMIENETYPKSTKITYQFPERSAGDKKLCPLKLTWYDGGNLPPEELLMGEKMKSSGVVLIGDEGNLYTPDDYGAEYVLLPRDKFKDFKKPEQSLPRSPGHFEEFVVSIKGGEPSMSNFNYASRLTETTLLGNCAIRAGKKLEWDAKKMEFTNAPEANKFLSRDYRDGWTL is encoded by the coding sequence ATGAGTCAACGTACAACTCGCCGCGAGTTTATTCAACAGACCTCGGCAATGGGGGCCGCCTTCTGGGTGGGTGGTCAGAGTCTGCTGGCCGCTGAAAAATCACCCCTGGAAAAGATTAATTTTGCCTCGATCGGCGTAGGGGGAAAAGGCTCCAGCGATTCGGCGAGTGCCGCAAAAAATGGTAATCTGATCGCCATCTGTGATATCGACGACAAACGCCTGCTGAAAGCAGCCGCCCGCTATCCCAAAGCGCAGAAATTCAACGATTATCGCGAGATGCTGGAAGAAATGGGCGACAAGATTGACGCGGTGACCGTCAGTACTCCCGACCATTCGCATGCTCCTGCCAGCGTCATGGCAATGAAAAAAGGAAAGCACTGCTTCACCCAGAAGCCGCTGACCTGGTCGGTTCATGAAGCCCGCGTGATGCGGAATACGGCCAACGAACACGGCGTGAAAACCCAGATGGGGAACCAGGGAACCGCTAAAGACGGGTTCCGCGAAGCCGTCGAAGTGATCCGTTCCGGCGTGCTGGGCAATGTGCGTGAAGCGCATGTCTGGACGAACCGACCGGTCTGGGGTAAGGGCGTCGATCGTCCGCCCGAAGGGGAACCGGTTCCGAAGCACATTCACTGGGATCTGTTCCTGGGCCCTGCACCTTACCGGGAATTCAGCACGCTGTATCATCCGTTTGAATGGCGGGGCTGGCTGGATTTTGGTACCGGTGCCCTGGGTGACATGGCCTGCCACACGATGAACATGCACGTGATGGCCCTGGAACTGTACGATCCGACATCGATTGTCGCCGAACAGGAAGGGATGATCGAAAACGAGACTTATCCCAAGTCGACCAAGATTACCTACCAGTTCCCCGAGCGGAGCGCAGGCGACAAGAAGCTCTGCCCGCTGAAGCTGACCTGGTATGACGGCGGCAACCTGCCTCCGGAAGAATTGCTGATGGGCGAGAAAATGAAGTCCAGCGGTGTGGTTCTGATCGGCGATGAAGGCAACCTGTATACGCCGGATGATTACGGTGCAGAATACGTACTGCTGCCCCGCGACAAGTTCAAAGACTTCAAAAAGCCCGAACAGAGCCTGCCTCGTTCGCCGGGCCACTTTGAAGAATTCGTGGTTTCCATCAAGGGTGGTGAACCGTCGATGTCCAACTTTAACTATGCCAGCCGCCTGACAGAAACGACCCTGCTGGGGAACTGTGCCATCCGCGCTGGTAAGAAACTGGAATGGGATGCCAAGAAGATGGAATTCACGAACGCTCCGGAAGCCAACAAGTTCCTGAGCCGTGACTACCGTGATGGCTGGACTCTCTAA